In the genome of Flavobacterium panacagri, one region contains:
- the metK gene encoding methionine adenosyltransferase encodes MAYLFTSESVSEGHPDKVADQISDALIDNFLAFDADSKVACETLVTTGQVILAGEVKSNTYLDVQHIAREVIRKIGYTKSEYMFEANSCGILSAIHEQSADINQGVDRAKPEEQGAGDQGMMFGYATNETENYMPLALDLSHKLLQELAILRRENKEITYLRPDAKSQVTLEYSDDNKPTRIDAIVISTQHDDFDEEAAMLAKIKKDIIEILIPRIIAKNPEHAHLFNDKINYHINPTGKFVIGGPHGDTGLTGRKIIVDTYGGKGAHGGGAFSGKDPSKVDRSAAYATRHIAKNLVAAGVADEILVQVSYAIGVAEPMGIFIETYGTSKVNLTNGEIAKKVEAIFDMRPYFIEQRLKLRNPIYSETAAYGHMGRKPETVTKTFSAPGGQEKTVTVELFTWEKLDFVDQVKTAFGL; translated from the coding sequence ATGGCTTATTTATTTACGTCAGAATCTGTTAGTGAAGGGCATCCAGACAAAGTTGCAGATCAAATTTCGGATGCTTTAATTGACAACTTTTTGGCATTTGATGCTGACTCAAAAGTTGCTTGTGAAACTTTAGTTACAACTGGTCAGGTAATTTTAGCAGGTGAAGTAAAATCAAATACTTATCTAGATGTACAGCATATTGCACGTGAGGTAATCCGTAAAATTGGATATACTAAAAGTGAATATATGTTTGAAGCGAATTCTTGTGGAATTCTTTCAGCTATTCACGAGCAGTCTGCAGACATTAACCAAGGTGTTGACAGAGCTAAGCCAGAAGAACAAGGTGCTGGTGACCAAGGAATGATGTTTGGTTATGCAACTAATGAAACTGAAAACTACATGCCATTGGCATTAGATTTATCTCATAAATTATTACAAGAGTTAGCTATTTTAAGACGTGAAAACAAAGAAATCACTTATTTACGTCCAGATGCTAAATCTCAAGTAACATTAGAATACAGCGACGATAACAAACCAACTCGTATCGACGCAATTGTAATCTCAACACAACATGATGATTTTGATGAAGAAGCTGCAATGTTGGCTAAAATCAAAAAAGATATTATCGAAATCTTGATTCCAAGAATTATCGCTAAAAATCCAGAGCACGCTCACTTATTTAACGATAAAATCAACTACCATATCAACCCAACAGGAAAATTCGTTATTGGAGGGCCTCACGGAGATACTGGTTTAACAGGAAGAAAAATTATCGTGGATACTTACGGTGGAAAAGGTGCTCACGGTGGTGGTGCATTCTCTGGAAAAGATCCAAGTAAAGTGGATAGAAGTGCTGCTTATGCAACGCGTCATATCGCTAAAAACTTAGTTGCTGCTGGTGTTGCTGACGAAATCTTAGTTCAGGTTTCTTATGCAATTGGAGTTGCTGAGCCAATGGGAATTTTCATTGAGACTTACGGAACTTCTAAAGTAAACTTAACTAACGGTGAAATCGCTAAAAAAGTAGAAGCTATCTTTGATATGCGTCCTTACTTTATCGAACAACGTTTGAAATTAAGAAACCCAATTTACAGCGAAACTGCTGCTTACGGGCACATGGGACGCAAACCAGAAACGGTTACTAAAACTTTCTCTGCTCCTGGAGGACAAGAAAAAACAGTTACTGTTGAATTGTTTACATGGGAAAAACTTGATTTTGTTGACCAAGTAAAAACTGCTTTCGGATTATAA
- a CDS encoding aspartate kinase — translation MSKLKINIVLFGIGNIGSTLINQIIESQEFFLESKNVDFHFPIITNSTVAFFEKEGVGYAWETNFLQLAVPFKVEDIVEFAKENEFENLIAVDATASDELVKHYNTLIKNGFNIVAVNKKANTLPIDLYKELRANLKKYDKEFLYETSVDTGIPVLQTLRDLYYSGEKITKIRGVFSDNLSYVFNRFSVEDVSFSSVLKDASLLGLMKSTFKEDLSGNDTARKLLILAREIGKDFEFSDIQIKPFITEEHLGKNGVLNKDAIDKSFKIAKITQADNSVLRYVGEFDLEKNQLEVKLISEPASSAIGQLKGSDTIFEIYTQSYAAVPIVIQSAPPCKQAISRGIITDILKVAERIRNKEAVWS, via the coding sequence ATGTCAAAGCTTAAAATAAACATAGTCCTTTTTGGAATTGGTAATATCGGAAGTACTTTGATTAATCAGATTATAGAAAGTCAGGAGTTTTTTCTTGAAAGCAAAAATGTAGATTTTCATTTTCCAATAATAACCAATTCGACAGTCGCTTTTTTTGAGAAAGAAGGCGTAGGGTATGCTTGGGAAACCAACTTTTTACAATTGGCAGTTCCTTTTAAAGTGGAAGATATTGTTGAATTTGCCAAAGAAAATGAATTCGAAAACTTGATCGCGGTAGATGCAACGGCAAGTGATGAATTGGTAAAACACTACAATACCTTGATTAAAAACGGATTTAATATCGTTGCTGTTAATAAAAAAGCCAATACGCTTCCGATAGATTTGTACAAAGAGTTAAGAGCCAATCTTAAAAAGTATGATAAAGAGTTTTTGTATGAAACCTCAGTTGATACCGGAATTCCAGTTTTGCAGACTTTGAGAGATTTATATTATTCTGGCGAGAAAATCACGAAGATTCGTGGTGTTTTCTCGGATAATTTGAGTTATGTTTTCAATAGATTTTCAGTAGAAGACGTTTCGTTTTCTTCGGTTTTAAAAGATGCAAGTCTTTTAGGGTTGATGAAATCAACATTTAAAGAAGATTTATCTGGAAATGACACGGCAAGAAAACTTCTGATACTGGCGAGAGAAATTGGAAAAGATTTCGAGTTTTCAGACATTCAAATAAAACCCTTTATCACAGAAGAGCATTTGGGGAAAAATGGTGTCCTGAATAAAGACGCGATAGATAAATCCTTTAAAATTGCAAAAATCACACAGGCAGACAATAGCGTATTGCGATATGTGGGCGAATTTGATTTGGAGAAGAATCAACTGGAAGTCAAATTGATTTCTGAACCTGCTAGTTCTGCAATTGGACAATTAAAGGGTTCTGATACCATTTTTGAAATTTATACGCAATCTTACGCTGCTGTTCCGATTGTAATTCAAAGTGCGCCACCATGTAAACAAGCAATTTCGAGGGGAATCATAACCGATATTCTAAAAGTTGCAGAAAGAATTAGAAATAAAGAGGCTGTTTGGTCTTAG
- a CDS encoding O-acetylhomoserine aminocarboxypropyltransferase/cysteine synthase family protein, with protein sequence MSTQKFATNALHAGHDVTKNSGTRAVPIYQTSSYVFNNADHAANLFGLAEAGFIYTRLNNPTNDVLEQRLAALEGGIGAVVTASGASAISTTLLTLLKAGDHIVASNSLYGGTYNLLKVTLPRLGITTTFVDPSKPENFTKAAKENTRAFFVESLGNPKLDVLDLKGISAEAKAFKVPFIVDNTVATPYLLNPIKYGADIVIHSLTKYIAGNGTSLGGVIIDAGNFDWANGKFPEFTEPSAGYHGLVYHEALGNAAFIAKARIEGLRDFGAALSPFNAFQIIQGLETLPIRIKKHSENALALAEWLEKQDEVVWVNYPGLKSNKYYDLAKEYLPEGQSGIITFGLKGGFDAAKKVVDNTKLFSLLANIGDTKSLIIHPASTTHQQLTDEEQIETGVSKDLVRLSVGIEDIEDLIADLQAVFETVSLSQYSINKN encoded by the coding sequence ATGAGTACACAAAAATTTGCAACAAACGCATTACACGCAGGACACGATGTTACTAAAAATTCAGGAACAAGAGCAGTGCCAATTTACCAAACATCATCATACGTATTTAATAATGCCGATCATGCAGCTAACTTATTTGGCCTTGCGGAAGCTGGATTTATCTACACTAGATTAAATAACCCGACAAACGATGTTTTAGAACAGCGTTTAGCAGCGCTGGAAGGTGGAATCGGAGCTGTAGTTACCGCTTCTGGAGCATCGGCAATTTCTACAACATTACTGACTTTGCTGAAAGCAGGAGATCATATTGTAGCCTCGAACAGTTTATATGGCGGGACTTATAATCTTTTAAAAGTTACGTTGCCAAGATTGGGAATTACAACAACATTTGTTGATCCTTCAAAACCAGAAAATTTTACCAAAGCGGCAAAAGAAAATACAAGAGCTTTCTTTGTGGAATCTCTAGGAAATCCAAAATTAGACGTTTTAGATTTAAAAGGAATTTCGGCAGAAGCCAAAGCATTCAAAGTGCCATTCATAGTAGATAATACAGTTGCGACACCTTATTTGTTAAACCCTATTAAATATGGTGCCGATATTGTAATTCACTCCTTAACTAAATATATCGCTGGAAACGGAACTTCTTTGGGAGGTGTTATCATTGATGCTGGAAATTTTGATTGGGCAAACGGAAAATTCCCTGAATTTACTGAACCATCAGCAGGTTACCACGGATTAGTATATCACGAAGCTTTAGGGAATGCCGCTTTTATTGCAAAAGCACGAATTGAAGGTCTGCGTGATTTTGGTGCCGCTTTGAGTCCATTTAATGCTTTTCAGATTATTCAAGGTTTAGAAACACTTCCAATCCGAATCAAGAAACATAGTGAAAATGCTTTGGCTTTGGCCGAATGGTTAGAGAAACAAGATGAGGTGGTGTGGGTAAATTATCCAGGTTTAAAATCCAATAAATATTATGATTTAGCCAAAGAATATTTACCAGAAGGACAAAGCGGAATCATTACTTTCGGATTAAAAGGAGGTTTTGATGCGGCTAAAAAAGTGGTAGACAATACCAAGTTATTCTCTTTACTGGCTAATATTGGCGATACTAAATCGCTGATTATTCATCCAGCAAGTACAACGCATCAGCAATTAACAGATGAAGAGCAGATTGAAACGGGAGTTTCAAAAGATTTGGTTCGTCTGTCAGTGGGAATTGAAGATATTGAGGATTTAATTGCTGATCTGCAGGCTGTTTTTGAAACCGTTTCGCTTTCACAATACAGCATCAATAAAAATTAG
- the thrA gene encoding bifunctional aspartate kinase/homoserine dehydrogenase I: MKVLKFGGKSLANGEGLNKVVSIISDKVNQGEKIAVVVSARGNATDELEFILSIAAKNGSYKELLENFKKYQISDYPQVDLSEEFNVLDKLFEGVSLIGDYSKKIKDQILSKGELLSAKLLTAILLEKGIPANFVDSRELLKTDSKFGDAQPLEQLSKKNVVNYFKEHNGETVNIVTGFIGSNNNNDTTTLGRNGSNYTASLIANYLNAEELQNFTHVDGIYTANPDLVADAKKIEYLSFNEANELANFGATILHAKTIIPLLEKNIPLRILNTFNHENRGTLITSDTAKEGIKTLSVLENVSLVNLEGRGLLGKAGVDARIFKVMGDHNISVSIISQGSSERGIGLVVATDKATTAVVELEKEFENDFYSKDVNQITVTDNVSVISIIGQDLSTFHKPYTALIKNKIVPILFNNTVTGKNVSLVVKKEELNKALNVIHGEIFGVSKKINIAIFGHGLVGGTLINQILESAAAIEKRKDVKLNVFAIANSKKLLLNKYGVTNNWKSEIETKGEAYTIKDIIAYANEHHLENLIAIDNTASATFVENYIPLVESSFDLISSNKVANTLSYGFYKELRKALAENQKNYLYETNVGAGLPLIDTIKLLHLSGENITKIKGVFSGTLSYLFNNFSAKEAPFSEILQEAIDNGYTEPDPREDLCGNDVGRKLLILARELDLQNEFEEISIQNLIPEHLREGSAADFLTKLKEFDPIYAKIKAEQQPNHVLRYIGELSGDLQNDKGNLEVKLVSVPKDTALGGLKGSDSFFEIYTESYGDRPIVIQGAGAGSAVTARGVFGDILRLSDKG, encoded by the coding sequence ATGAAAGTATTAAAATTTGGAGGTAAATCGTTAGCAAACGGAGAAGGACTTAATAAAGTTGTTTCTATCATTTCTGATAAAGTAAATCAAGGTGAAAAAATTGCTGTTGTAGTTTCTGCACGTGGAAATGCTACGGACGAATTAGAATTTATCTTAAGCATTGCGGCTAAAAACGGCAGTTACAAAGAATTATTAGAAAACTTCAAAAAATATCAAATATCAGATTATCCGCAAGTCGATTTGTCTGAAGAATTTAATGTCTTAGATAAACTTTTTGAAGGTGTAAGCTTAATTGGCGATTACAGCAAAAAAATTAAAGATCAGATTTTGTCTAAAGGCGAATTGCTTTCGGCTAAATTATTGACAGCTATTTTATTAGAAAAAGGAATTCCTGCCAATTTTGTAGATTCTAGAGAACTGCTGAAAACAGATTCTAAATTTGGTGATGCACAGCCATTAGAACAACTTTCAAAGAAAAACGTAGTCAATTATTTTAAAGAACATAACGGCGAAACGGTTAATATAGTTACAGGCTTCATTGGTTCCAACAACAACAACGACACAACTACTCTAGGTAGAAATGGCAGTAACTATACCGCTTCGTTAATCGCAAATTATTTAAATGCTGAAGAATTACAAAACTTCACGCATGTAGACGGAATCTATACGGCAAACCCGGATTTAGTAGCCGATGCTAAGAAAATTGAATATCTATCATTCAACGAAGCAAACGAGCTGGCTAATTTTGGAGCAACAATTTTACATGCTAAAACGATTATTCCTTTGTTAGAAAAGAATATTCCACTTCGTATTTTAAATACTTTTAACCACGAAAACCGTGGAACATTAATTACTTCAGATACTGCAAAAGAAGGAATTAAAACACTTTCTGTTTTAGAAAATGTATCTCTTGTAAATCTTGAAGGACGCGGATTACTTGGAAAAGCTGGAGTCGATGCCCGAATTTTTAAAGTAATGGGCGATCATAATATCAGTGTAAGTATCATTTCACAAGGTTCTTCAGAAAGAGGAATTGGACTTGTGGTTGCAACTGATAAAGCAACGACTGCGGTGGTAGAGTTAGAAAAAGAGTTTGAAAATGACTTTTATTCTAAAGACGTAAACCAGATTACGGTAACAGACAATGTATCTGTAATCTCGATTATTGGACAGGATTTGAGTACTTTCCATAAACCATATACTGCTTTAATTAAAAACAAAATTGTTCCGATTTTATTTAACAACACTGTGACGGGTAAAAACGTGAGTTTGGTTGTTAAAAAAGAAGAACTAAACAAAGCTTTAAACGTAATTCACGGAGAGATTTTTGGAGTTTCAAAGAAAATCAACATTGCCATTTTCGGTCACGGATTAGTGGGAGGAACTTTAATTAATCAAATCTTAGAATCGGCTGCTGCGATTGAAAAACGTAAAGATGTTAAGCTTAATGTTTTTGCTATAGCAAATTCTAAAAAACTGCTTTTAAACAAATATGGTGTTACCAACAATTGGAAAAGTGAAATTGAAACCAAAGGTGAAGCTTATACAATAAAAGATATTATTGCTTACGCGAATGAGCATCATTTAGAAAACTTAATTGCGATTGATAATACAGCAAGTGCGACTTTTGTTGAGAATTATATTCCGTTAGTAGAAAGCAGTTTCGATTTGATTTCTTCTAATAAAGTGGCCAATACATTAAGCTATGGTTTCTATAAAGAATTGAGAAAAGCTTTGGCTGAAAATCAAAAGAATTATTTGTATGAAACCAATGTTGGTGCAGGATTACCATTAATTGATACAATCAAATTATTGCACCTTTCAGGAGAAAATATTACAAAAATAAAAGGAGTTTTCTCTGGGACATTAAGTTATTTATTCAATAATTTCTCTGCAAAAGAGGCGCCTTTTAGCGAAATCTTGCAGGAAGCAATTGATAACGGATATACGGAACCAGATCCGCGTGAAGATTTATGTGGAAATGATGTGGGAAGAAAATTATTGATTTTGGCAAGAGAATTAGATTTACAAAATGAGTTTGAAGAAATCTCAATTCAGAATTTAATTCCAGAGCACTTACGTGAAGGAAGCGCTGCCGATTTCTTGACGAAATTAAAAGAATTCGATCCGATTTATGCTAAAATAAAAGCAGAACAACAGCCAAATCACGTGTTAAGATATATTGGTGAATTGTCTGGAGATTTACAGAATGATAAAGGAAATCTAGAAGTAAAATTAGTTTCAGTACCAAAAGATACGGCATTAGGCGGATTAAAAGGTTCTGATTCTTTCTTCGAAATTTACACAGAATCTTACGGAGATCGTCCAATCGTTATTCAGGGAGCTGGTGCAGGTTCTGCGGTAACGGCAAGAGGAGTTTTTGGCGATATTTTGAGATTGTCTGATAAAGGGTAA
- a CDS encoding alpha/beta fold hydrolase: MENIPNPIIIQEFITESGASYHALPLHFTLAGQPLHSAPIVLVNHALTGNSQVTGENGWWNDLIGEGKTIDTTVYTILAFDVPGNGTNSFLIENYLDFTARDIARIFIKGIKTLNIEKLFAVIGGSVGGGIAWEILALEPSITENLIPIASDWKSTDWLIANCFLQEQILNNSSKPIEDARIHAMLCYRSPESFKEKFQRTINQDLLIFNIESWLAHHGKKLQQRFQLSSYKLMNQLLKTIDITRNSESFENLLSQTKASIHIVGINSDLFFTAKENVETYEELKKFKDNVFYSEIVSVHGHDAFLIEYKQLDHLLADIFKAETIKK; the protein is encoded by the coding sequence TTGGAAAATATACCAAACCCTATTATAATTCAGGAATTCATCACAGAAAGTGGTGCATCTTATCATGCTTTACCGTTACATTTTACATTGGCAGGTCAGCCCCTGCACAGTGCGCCAATCGTTTTGGTTAATCACGCCTTAACAGGAAATTCGCAAGTTACGGGCGAAAACGGCTGGTGGAATGACTTAATTGGCGAAGGCAAAACCATTGATACTACTGTTTATACTATTCTGGCTTTTGATGTTCCAGGAAACGGTACGAATTCTTTTTTAATCGAAAATTATCTTGATTTCACAGCCAGAGATATTGCAAGAATCTTTATTAAAGGAATTAAAACTTTAAATATCGAAAAGCTTTTTGCAGTGATTGGCGGTTCAGTTGGAGGTGGAATTGCTTGGGAAATCTTAGCTTTAGAACCTAGTATTACAGAAAATCTTATTCCAATAGCGAGTGACTGGAAATCGACAGACTGGCTTATAGCCAATTGTTTTCTTCAGGAGCAGATTCTGAACAATTCTTCAAAACCAATCGAAGATGCGAGAATTCATGCCATGCTTTGTTATCGTTCGCCGGAATCATTTAAAGAAAAATTTCAGCGTACAATTAACCAAGATCTTTTGATTTTTAATATCGAAAGCTGGCTGGCGCATCACGGAAAAAAATTACAGCAAAGATTTCAGTTGTCTTCTTATAAATTAATGAATCAGTTGCTTAAAACAATTGATATTACTAGAAATAGTGAAAGTTTTGAAAACTTATTGTCTCAAACAAAAGCTTCGATTCATATTGTAGGAATCAATTCCGACTTATTTTTTACGGCCAAAGAAAATGTCGAAACCTACGAAGAATTAAAGAAATTTAAAGACAATGTTTTCTACAGCGAAATTGTTTCGGTTCACGGACATGACGCTTTTTTAATCGAGTACAAACAATTAGATCATTTACTTGCCGACATTTTTAAGGCAGAAACAATAAAGAAATAA
- a CDS encoding OsmC family protein produces MKVTLNRVNDAFHFKVKNERGHVVDVDSRAEFGGSDLGASPMELVLMGVAGCSAIDMISILKKQRQEITSFNAEVEGTRVQIEEAKPFKEIDVVFYLEGEINPEKAKKAAQLSFEKYCSVAKTVEPTATISYKVVLNNEAL; encoded by the coding sequence ATGAAAGTAACTTTAAACAGAGTAAATGACGCCTTTCATTTCAAAGTAAAAAATGAACGCGGACACGTAGTTGATGTTGACAGCAGAGCCGAATTTGGCGGAAGCGATTTAGGAGCAAGTCCAATGGAATTAGTATTAATGGGAGTTGCAGGTTGCAGTGCTATTGATATGATTTCAATCTTAAAAAAACAGCGTCAGGAAATCACTTCTTTTAACGCTGAGGTTGAAGGAACACGTGTTCAGATCGAAGAAGCAAAACCTTTTAAAGAAATCGATGTGGTTTTTTATTTAGAAGGAGAAATCAATCCGGAAAAAGCAAAAAAAGCAGCACAGCTTTCTTTTGAGAAATACTGTTCAGTTGCCAAAACAGTGGAACCAACAGCAACAATAAGCTACAAAGTTGTCTTGAACAACGAGGCTTTATAA
- a CDS encoding carboxypeptidase-like regulatory domain-containing protein, with product MNKTLFIFALLFTSICFSQSVRFDGLIQDEQKNPLEMANIMAINNGTKAMDSYGITNDKGKFQLTLKPNTSYTIKVSYLGMKSKDIAVATKTENMTQNVVLDGTGIELEGVEIVREMPVSIKGDTIVYNADSFKSGTEKKLEDVLKKLPGVEVNADGEIEVEGKKVSKLMVEGKDFFDGDTKLGVKNIPADAIDKVQVLRNYNEVSQLKGLENDQDNVAMNIKLKEGKKNFWFGDVTAGTGVAELDSRYIINPKLFYYSPKYSINLITNFNNIGELPLTAQDYFKFTGGFKNLMKKGGSNFNVSSNDLGISLLRNNRAKEIETKFGATNFAYSVNKAWNLSGFGILSTSKTQLETKSQTTILDSGDQQKRDENTSQKNNLGLFKLSSTYKPSDKFQFDYDILTKLTKQEEYSDLFREQIVQNVATSEDIFTTKKQDPTSFNQNLNLYYTQSAKNIFAFEMQHLYQDENPFYNANLQTLPFALSGYDATQSRNDYNQNRFVKTNKLDAKLDYYYMVTPKSNLNITVGNTYSYQNFNSHIFQMLDNGDRNDLNNSENNNDVDYQFNDAFVGFHYKILTGKFTLTPGVSLHTYQMTNGQEGTDYSQSFTKVLPDFFALYQIKKSETLTYNFSLTNDFTDINQLATGYVLSDYSSLFHGNRYLENATSQVHSLRYFKYNMFNFENIFANATYTRKVDAIKTQADFDGINQSSVPYNSNLADETFSGMGAYGRSFLKNYKASINASLNWSKFNNIQNEELRTTESFVQSYTIRASTNYKKLPNIEFGYNLLINKYSGSTFYTDKPFAKLDYYFLDSFSFVSEYEFYHYYNGDKSVDNEYDFLSASLIYQKKNSKWEYKISATNLLNTRYLNDDNFTQFSTRVSQYTVQPRYIIFSMKYNL from the coding sequence ATGAATAAAACACTTTTTATTTTCGCCTTACTTTTTACTTCTATATGCTTTTCTCAAAGTGTTCGTTTTGACGGTTTGATTCAGGATGAACAGAAAAATCCGTTAGAAATGGCCAATATTATGGCGATTAATAATGGTACAAAAGCAATGGATTCTTATGGAATTACCAATGATAAAGGAAAATTTCAGCTGACTTTAAAACCAAATACTTCTTATACCATTAAAGTAAGTTATTTGGGTATGAAATCTAAAGATATTGCAGTAGCAACTAAAACCGAAAACATGACTCAAAATGTGGTTTTGGATGGTACAGGAATTGAATTAGAAGGTGTTGAAATCGTTCGCGAAATGCCTGTTTCAATAAAAGGAGATACAATTGTTTACAACGCAGATTCATTCAAATCTGGAACAGAGAAAAAACTCGAAGATGTGCTTAAAAAACTTCCAGGAGTTGAAGTTAATGCTGATGGAGAGATTGAAGTGGAAGGAAAAAAAGTCAGTAAATTAATGGTGGAAGGCAAGGACTTTTTTGACGGAGATACCAAATTAGGCGTTAAAAATATTCCAGCAGATGCTATTGATAAAGTTCAGGTTTTAAGAAATTATAATGAAGTAAGCCAATTAAAAGGTCTAGAAAACGATCAGGATAATGTGGCAATGAATATTAAACTGAAAGAAGGTAAAAAGAACTTTTGGTTTGGAGACGTGACCGCCGGAACTGGAGTTGCTGAGCTAGACAGTCGTTATATTATTAATCCAAAATTGTTTTATTACAGTCCAAAATACAGCATCAATTTAATTACGAATTTTAATAATATTGGCGAACTGCCTTTAACGGCTCAAGATTATTTTAAATTCACTGGCGGATTCAAAAATCTAATGAAAAAAGGAGGAAGCAATTTTAATGTTTCTTCTAATGATTTAGGAATTTCACTTTTGAGAAATAACAGAGCGAAAGAAATTGAAACCAAATTTGGTGCAACAAACTTTGCTTATTCCGTTAATAAAGCTTGGAATTTAAGTGGTTTTGGAATTCTTTCAACTTCAAAAACTCAATTAGAAACCAAATCTCAGACCACGATTTTAGATTCTGGAGATCAGCAGAAACGTGACGAAAATACAAGTCAAAAGAATAATTTAGGTCTTTTTAAATTAAGTTCAACCTATAAACCAAGTGATAAATTTCAGTTTGATTATGACATCTTAACGAAATTGACCAAACAAGAAGAATATTCAGATTTGTTTAGAGAGCAGATTGTTCAGAATGTTGCTACTTCAGAAGATATTTTTACAACTAAAAAACAAGATCCGACCTCTTTTAATCAGAATTTGAATTTGTATTATACGCAAAGTGCTAAAAATATTTTTGCTTTTGAAATGCAGCATTTGTATCAGGACGAAAATCCATTTTATAATGCTAATTTACAGACGCTTCCTTTTGCCTTGTCAGGATATGATGCTACGCAGTCTAGAAACGATTACAATCAGAATCGTTTTGTAAAAACGAATAAACTGGATGCTAAACTGGATTACTATTATATGGTAACACCAAAAAGCAACTTAAATATTACAGTAGGAAATACGTATTCTTATCAAAACTTCAACTCTCACATTTTTCAAATGCTGGATAATGGAGACAGAAATGATTTGAATAATTCAGAGAATAATAATGACGTAGATTACCAATTTAATGATGCTTTTGTAGGTTTTCATTATAAAATTCTAACAGGAAAATTTACTTTAACGCCTGGTGTAAGTCTGCACACATATCAAATGACAAACGGACAGGAAGGAACAGATTATTCTCAAAGTTTTACCAAAGTTTTACCTGATTTCTTTGCTTTATATCAAATCAAAAAATCGGAGACATTGACCTATAATTTCTCCTTGACCAATGATTTTACTGATATTAATCAATTGGCAACAGGTTATGTTTTGTCTGATTACAGCAGTTTATTTCATGGAAATCGCTATTTAGAAAATGCCACTTCGCAAGTGCATTCGCTTCGTTATTTCAAATATAATATGTTCAATTTTGAGAATATTTTCGCGAATGCAACCTACACCAGAAAAGTAGATGCTATTAAAACACAAGCTGATTTTGACGGAATTAATCAGTCTTCAGTTCCTTATAATTCTAATTTGGCTGATGAAACTTTTTCGGGAATGGGAGCTTACGGACGTTCGTTTTTGAAAAACTACAAGGCCTCTATAAATGCAAGTTTAAATTGGTCAAAATTCAACAATATTCAAAATGAGGAGTTAAGAACGACCGAAAGTTTTGTACAGAGTTATACGATTAGAGCTTCGACAAATTACAAAAAGCTTCCAAATATCGAATTTGGATACAATCTTTTGATTAATAAATACAGTGGTTCTACTTTTTATACGGATAAACCATTTGCCAAATTAGATTACTATTTCTTGGATAGTTTTTCTTTTGTTTCGGAGTATGAATTCTATCATTATTATAATGGAGATAAATCTGTTGATAATGAATATGATTTCTTAAGTGCGAGTTTAATTTATCAGAAGAAAAACAGTAAATGGGAATACAAAATATCAGCAACAAACTTGCTAAACACAAGATATTTGAACGACGATAATTTTACGCAGTTCTCGACAAGGGTTTCGCAATATACCGTTCAGCCTCGTTACATTATCTTTTCGATGAAATACAATTTATAA